In one window of Legionella fallonii LLAP-10 DNA:
- a CDS encoding bifunctional acetate--CoA ligase family protein/GNAT family N-acetyltransferase — protein MEKNYLEKLFNPSSIAVIGASDKPLSLGAAVFNNLRHSGFSGKLFPVNLHHSVIQNKPCFSSVKDIAEDIDLAIIAIPAATIPQVLTECGEHHIQKVIILSGGFSEQSERGVKLEQKLCAIARQFNIRFIGPNSLGIMRPSIRLNATFESHPVLRGNLAFISQSKTLVAAVLDWAAAKRIGFSTIVSLGNTADLSFGELLDYLALDTQTQCILLYVERIHDARRLISGIRAASHFKPVIVIKSGRNAQSTNTILSHTGTLISEDDVFDTALSRTGAIRVMGMKEFFSAAEVFACNCRSKGEGLTIITNSRSAGIIAADFATDLNIRLPKLSANTLEKIKALWPAQEPGHNPIDVLENAGPEEYFTVMESCLQDEQCHALLVLLIPASRSQAIKVAKKLIELSKQTNKPILACWMGQQQVKSSWSLFARNKIPHFSLPEIAIEAFSYLADYYHNQQLLMQIPDTLIPSNQSDIIGAQCIINKVIAEQRNLLTAIESRALLTTFGIATAQTSNLSGNDRELMVGILNDPTFGRVITFGAGGEMVELLPERALALPPLNQYWVKNLLSRSSIAPILGDFHNKPAANITGLEDTLLRISEMLCELPQIQEMIIDPLIVNDKETIAFNPRIAINNEAVTAPSSHITIHSYPNYLVSEYQLPQGEKLLIRPIRPEDANVEQKFIRHLSDSTKRFRFMGILHTLSPEMLLRTTQIDYDREMAMVAVIQRDAKDFIIGIAEYVANIDMHSCEFAVVVTDEWQNKGIGSYLMRCLINAAETQNLKIMEGSVLSVNADMLKLATNFGFSIKQDKEDITLKVVTKSLQPNKETGVYI, from the coding sequence ATGGAAAAAAATTATCTGGAAAAGCTATTTAATCCTAGTTCTATCGCAGTAATAGGCGCTAGCGATAAACCTTTATCGCTGGGAGCCGCTGTCTTTAATAATCTAAGGCATAGTGGTTTTTCCGGAAAACTATTTCCTGTTAATTTGCATCATTCAGTGATTCAGAATAAGCCTTGTTTTTCTTCTGTAAAAGACATAGCAGAGGACATTGATCTCGCCATTATTGCTATTCCTGCCGCAACTATTCCGCAAGTGTTGACTGAATGCGGCGAGCACCATATTCAAAAGGTCATCATTCTGTCTGGAGGATTTAGCGAACAGAGTGAACGTGGGGTTAAATTAGAGCAAAAGCTTTGTGCTATAGCACGTCAATTTAATATTCGTTTTATTGGGCCTAATAGTTTAGGAATCATGCGGCCCAGTATCCGGCTCAATGCAACTTTTGAATCTCATCCGGTTTTAAGAGGAAATCTTGCTTTTATTTCACAATCTAAGACTTTGGTGGCTGCCGTTTTAGATTGGGCTGCTGCGAAACGCATAGGCTTTTCCACCATAGTTTCACTGGGTAATACCGCCGATCTTAGTTTTGGTGAGTTGCTTGACTATTTAGCGCTTGATACCCAGACACAGTGTATTTTATTGTATGTTGAGCGAATTCATGATGCGCGACGTCTAATCAGTGGTATCCGTGCCGCCTCTCACTTCAAACCCGTCATTGTCATTAAATCAGGACGTAATGCTCAGAGCACGAATACGATTTTATCTCATACTGGTACGCTTATTTCAGAAGACGATGTGTTTGATACGGCACTAAGTCGAACTGGTGCTATTCGGGTTATGGGGATGAAGGAGTTTTTTTCTGCTGCGGAGGTCTTTGCCTGCAATTGTCGTAGCAAAGGGGAAGGGTTAACAATTATAACGAATAGTCGTAGTGCAGGAATTATCGCCGCTGATTTTGCAACCGATTTAAATATTCGATTGCCTAAATTGAGTGCCAATACTTTAGAAAAAATAAAGGCATTGTGGCCTGCTCAGGAACCAGGTCATAATCCTATTGATGTATTGGAAAATGCTGGTCCTGAAGAATATTTCACCGTCATGGAGTCTTGTTTACAAGACGAGCAATGCCATGCCTTACTCGTGCTATTAATTCCTGCATCTCGGTCGCAAGCGATTAAAGTGGCAAAAAAATTGATTGAACTCAGCAAGCAGACTAATAAACCTATTCTTGCCTGTTGGATGGGGCAACAGCAGGTCAAATCATCATGGTCTTTGTTTGCAAGAAATAAAATTCCTCATTTTAGTCTTCCAGAGATCGCCATAGAGGCTTTTTCCTATTTGGCAGATTATTATCATAACCAGCAATTATTAATGCAAATTCCAGATACGTTAATACCGTCTAATCAATCAGATATAATAGGAGCGCAATGCATCATTAACAAGGTTATAGCAGAACAACGCAATTTATTAACCGCGATTGAATCGCGTGCTTTATTAACGACATTTGGCATTGCTACAGCACAAACCTCAAATCTTTCAGGGAATGATAGAGAACTAATGGTTGGTATTTTAAATGATCCTACCTTTGGTCGCGTTATTACCTTTGGGGCAGGGGGAGAGATGGTCGAGTTATTGCCAGAACGTGCTTTGGCTTTGCCTCCATTAAATCAATACTGGGTTAAGAATTTGCTGTCTCGCTCTTCTATCGCTCCAATTCTGGGTGATTTTCATAATAAACCCGCAGCCAATATAACAGGATTGGAAGACACGCTCTTACGAATTTCAGAAATGTTATGTGAATTACCACAAATTCAAGAAATGATCATAGATCCCTTAATTGTAAATGATAAAGAAACTATCGCGTTTAATCCCCGTATAGCAATTAATAATGAAGCAGTCACTGCTCCATCTAGCCATATAACGATTCATTCCTATCCCAATTATTTAGTTTCAGAATATCAATTACCTCAAGGAGAAAAACTACTTATTCGCCCTATTCGTCCGGAAGATGCCAATGTAGAGCAAAAATTTATTCGCCACCTATCGGACAGTACAAAGCGCTTTCGATTTATGGGGATATTGCACACCCTAAGTCCAGAAATGTTACTGAGAACGACGCAGATTGATTATGATAGAGAAATGGCTATGGTTGCTGTAATTCAGCGTGATGCAAAAGATTTTATTATTGGCATTGCCGAATATGTAGCGAATATTGACATGCATTCTTGTGAGTTTGCAGTCGTTGTTACCGATGAATGGCAAAACAAGGGTATTGGTAGTTATTTAATGAGGTGTTTAATTAATGCGGCAGAGACGCAAAACTTGAAAATTATGGAGGGATCTGTACTGTCAGTAAATGCAGATATGTTGAAATTGGCCACTAACTTTGGTTTTTCAATCAAGCAGGATAAGGAAGATATCACCTTAAAAGTGGTGACCAAGTCGCTGCAACCTAATAAAGAAACAGGGGTTTATATTTAG